tgttGTAACGCGTTGTTTGAACAAAGTAACACATCATAACGTTTTACAAGACCCCCTTCCCCCCCCAAATTGCTTTACGTTATACTTGAACGCCCCCTTGTCACTTGCAGCAAGCGGAGAAGTAACAGTCCGATTGTCCCCGAATGGTTACTGTTGGCTCGTGTGTGGGCGGAGGCTCCTCTGCTGGGCGCGCGACGGGGGCGGCGCAGCGAGGGAGCTCACACTGCCCCAGACCGACTTACAGCACCGGGCCGAGCTCGTTGAGGTGTTCTACGAGGATGGGGCACAGGTGAGACTTTAATGCTTAGCAGTAAATGTTCTACGCAGACATAGTCATAGTCAACAGCtagtatgtattaaaaataagcttTGATTCTTCAATTTACAAGTGTTATCAGCAGCATAGGACATCCACCAAGAAGATGGACAGATAATCTGGCTAAAGCACCGGGTTCACAGGCTGATTCCAACCTTAGAAGTCTAAGGGGTGGCATATggtatatgatgatgatggtgaacaATAATAACAACTGGATGAAAAGCAAGATCAAAGATTCTATTGCAACCATAGATACAATAGTTTTAAGTGAAGCtaatacagggtggaaagttgagaaggagcagcaatactgggttaagacactaactttagttaaaatgttcagtttttaaattagtaccctacgaacggtatggaaaaagttttctttgatttgtgagTGTTCTAGTgctctaaccttagttggtctcaaagagtgttttaatacttgatagaaatgggaccaattggcattaaaaaaaaatcaaatctgtCTATTTTCTCGCTGACTACATTTTACCAGAAAACTGTGAATGttgattgtcatcactcaaaaagttaatAAAGGTCTCCAAAGAGCATTTTCGcatagcagcaagggatctagtagctgcccttgctgcccttCTCAACTTTCTACCTTGTATAAGCTTGTTAAAAAGGAGAGGTCTTCGCCAATCAGTAGcacattgtcatcatcatcatacttaAGATGTCCATTGTTGGATACAGACCTCCCCTCCACTAAGTACTCCTACCCATCTTCTGGTACAAGAGTAGAGGGGGACAACATTCGCCTCAGTTATATACCAATATAGTTcaatgatatggacctccgcaaagtaacgcctgattcaataaatcagttatatacaccacattacaaattttacgctctcccttgcactgaagcCACATCTCTcgatgcaaaggcctgtctaatgaacctgtaaatcagcatGGCTTCTTCTGAAAGCAGTCGTCTTAGAATtgcatttacacctccattgaacaagcccataccgTCCAAGTACCTgtctctgatgtccttattctgatcacattccaaaagaaaatgaataaggtcttcagtcttattacaacctatacacaaaGGTGATTGTACAACTCTCATCAGTACAGATAAtaaaattgttacatatttagaTGCCGTCATGCATCGGGGTGTCTCCGGAAGGCGTGGTCCGCTACTGGCCGTCCGTGGGGCAGGAGCTGTACGCCGACACGAGCTGCGAGCTGGCCGGCCAGGAGTGTGCCAAGCTGTGCGCGGCCACTGCCGGCCTGCTGCTCGCCACCACGTCTTGTAGTTTACTGATGCTGCATCCCGACCGTGAGTACACGTTAGAGATGTAACAGATGTAACTTTATTGGGTAGTACTCAATATCTCATGATACTATGTGTTATAAAAcctcattttgtatttttatatcaataagCTGACGGTGCGAAATCGCAGTAACGTGCCGTGAAGGTCACGACTTCAATGCATGCTCTCCAAGCAAAGTCGTGACGCTATACCGACGTACTTTGAGCAGTGATGTGGTTGCTCCTTTAAACAAACTTGTTGGTCCCCTGGCAGAGCGTCTAatctttaaacaagcaatttttCTACATATTTCTGGGATCTCGGAAACACCTCCAACGTATTTGGTACATGGGTGTTtatggggatgaaaaatcgatctagcttggtcttatctctgggaaaatgcccgtctgtcccactagtcccattgagttgtcccatcatgggacaactgagacgatttactcccagtagtcccatgggacaagtggcactaatatttttatcatattgttgtcccaaaagtcccatcttgttatcgagttttagcccaggTAGTAATATTTAATGTGAACTAAGTTTGTTTATGGCAGCATCTCGCGTGGGCGTGACGTGCCAGCCGCTGCGGCCGCCCAGCGGCTGGCTGGGCGGGCTGGGGCGCCGCGTGTCACTCCTGTTCTTTGGCTCCATGCCAGCCAGTTCGGACACGGTGAGTGCGACAATGCCATGAATTAGAGTAAACCTGCTTCATCGACTCAATTATCAATTTTATATAACTCTTACCATTTTCGCAAGACGAATTTAGTCAATGTTCAAGTCATTGTTTtggtttatgaaattttgatctCGGGAGAGAAACAGATCGgaaacctaaaataaataacatatgtTATGGCCGGCACACAGACGACAATGATGTGATGATTTACAATTCTTTATTTACTCAGAGGGAAATGGCAGACTTGCGTATGCTACCATAAAAGGAAGAAGTGAAAAGGAAACACAAAATATAGCAAAAACACGCTGCAGTATAGTATAAAGCTGTCTCGATTTGTTTTGTCTGAATATTTATCCATATATGACTTGTAAGTTTTTATCTGTGCAGAAATTAGTGGGCGTGGTGATCCTGGAGGAGGGCGGggtggcgggggcgggggcCGGGCTACGTGGCGCTGgtggggggcgggggcggcgccgTGCTGCAGCTGTGGCGCGGGGGGGGGGACCTGCACGAACACAACCTGCGCCGCGCGCTCACTGACGCGCACAAGGCACAAGGTATCACGACACGATCTGTCAAGATCAATCAGCTAACGAGTGCCAGCTTCTAGGTAGCTCTACGACCGTTTCAACCGCTGACAGTTTCCTATCGCTTAGGCTGCGTTCCATCAGAgatgcgagaatgtgttgcgaagaatctGTTTTTGATGAAACAAAGGCTTCTTATATCTATACTCGCTCAGCACTGCTCTAGTGGAAACggctgagcgaagcgaggctgggtaaatgaagcgtttctattggttcatgaaaaacccATTCCTTGCTCACATCCTTACACACGCAAAGTGAAACAATGTATCATTTATATTTCCCTTATAGTACAtatattatacgagtatgaTATCGTTTGTCGCAGGCGACGTGAACAGTCTCCAAGTGGTGTGCGTGGACGTGCGAGCCGGCGCCGGACGCTCGCTGCTGCTGCTGATCGCCGTCGCCAACGTGGCGCGCTCGCCCGAGATGAGATACGCCATCGGTCAGTACCGCCCACTAGCCCACTAGCCGGCGCCGGACGCTCGCTGCTGCTGCTGATCGCCGTCGCCAACGTGGCGCGCTCGCCCGAGATGAGATACGCCATCGGTCAGTACCGCCCACTAGCCCACTAGCCGGCGCCGGACGCTCGCTGCTGCTGCTGATCGCCGTCGCCAACGTGGCGCGCTCGCCGGAGATGAGATACGCCATCGGTCAGTACCGCCCACTAGCCCACTACGCCACTACTCACTACTAACCCACTAGCTCACTACCCACTAGCCCACTACTCACTATACCCACTAGTTCACTACCCACTAGACCACTACTCACT
This region of Choristoneura fumiferana chromosome 11, NRCan_CFum_1, whole genome shotgun sequence genomic DNA includes:
- the LOC141433028 gene encoding nuclear pore complex protein Nup133-like, encoding MDFSNTSGIRSPFSPRVRQSISGRRPGLSSVKKNQSKYMQSGEAPTGDVIYKTPLTTLETFGHPLPVLVTEALTFASGEVTVRLSPNGYCWLVCGRRLLCWARDGGGAARELTLPQTDLQHRAELVEVFYEDGAQMPSCIGVSPEGVVRYWPSVGQELYADTSCELAGQECAKLCAATAGLLLATTSCSLLMLHPDPSRVGVTCQPLRPPSGWLGGLGRRVSLLFFGSMPASSDTKLVGVVILEEGGVAGAGLWRGGGDLHEHNLRRALTDAHKAQGDVNSLQVVCVDVRAGAGRSLLLLIAVANVARSPEMRYAIGQYRPLAH